Within Chlamydia pneumoniae TW-183, the genomic segment AATGGCATCCCTTGGTGTATTGCAAAGTATCTATAGCCATCGCTTTGCTAAGTACTAACTTTTCAGCAAACGGAGAGCATTTAACCCCACAATCACCGTACTTCCCTCATGAAGAATTACCGCGAGCCATAGAGGAATGATCCCTAACGATGCAGGCCAGGAGACTAAAAGAATAATAGCAAGCGCTAGTGCAAGGTTCTGCGAAACAACTTTTTTCGTTTGTTTTGCTTTTTGAATGATCCAAGGGAGGGACGACAAGGAGTCGTGCAGGAGAACAATATCAGCAGCTTCTATTGCTGTAGCGCTTCCAGCTTCTCCCATAGCAATGCCTACAGTAGCTTGTGCTAAAGCAGGAGCATCATTAATTCCATCGCCGACCATCATAATTTGACGTTGTGTTGCAAGCTCGCGTATTTTCGCTAACTTATCCTCAGGGGTGAGATCGAAAAATACCTCAGAAATTCCTAAAATTTCCGCTGTATTTTCAGCACTGACTTTATGATCTCCCGTGAGCATGCTCACGGGATAGCCGAGATCTTTGAGATCTTGAATGATTTCTTTAGCTTGAGGACGAGGAATATCTCGAAAATAAAATAGAGCAAAACTATTCCCAACATACGCTAGAGAACAAATCTCCCCATGTTGCTTCGCCTGATAAATTTTTTGTTCTATATCTTCAAGATACTCAGAAGGCACCTTCCCTAGTCCTGTTTCTACCCGACCTACAAAAGCTTCTTGTTCATTGAAATAGCCACGAACCCCCTCTCCAGGAACTGTAAGATACCGATCTGCAGGAAGCGAGGATACCTTCTGCTCCATAAGGTAAGAAACAATAGCCTCAGCAATCGGATGAGATGAAGACTGCTCTAAAGCTAATACTGAAGGGAAAAAGGTCTCATTTTTAGAACCGAAGTAGTCGCAACCTATACAGGTAAGCTCGCCAGTCGTTAACGTTCCCGTTTTATCCATCACTACAGAATTACAAGAAACTAAACGATCTAAAATCACACCGCCTTTCAGGAGAACCCCATGTTTCGCACAGGCATTGATAGCACTTAAATAGGCAATAGGAATCGCAATGATCAAAGCACACGGAGACGCTGCAATAAGAAACGCTAGGGCACGGTAAAATGCACTCTGAGGTCCTAACAATGGAATGGAAGTAAATAAAGGAACCAAAAGGGCAATTCCACAGGCAATTGCAAAAATAGAGAGAGCATATACTGAAGAATATTTATCTAAGCGTTGCTGTAACCTAGGTTTAGAGTTCTGTGCCTGAATGACTAAATTGATAATATGAGCGATGGTAGAATCCGATCCCGTACGTAAGACACGAAGATCGAAACTCCCTTCCATATTATGGGCTCCCGCAGGAACAATCGACCCTGGATGACAGGATTTAGGAACTTTTTCTCCAGTAAGATGCATGAGGTTGATAGAAGAAGAACCATGAAGGATTTCTCCGTCCAAAGGCACAACCTCGCCACTTTTAATGCGTAGGATATTTCCAACCTCAATCTTGTTGATTGCGACTTTTTGTAAGTTGCCATCTTCTAAGACAAGCCAACCCGTAGTAGGAGCGAGCTGCTTCAAAGAGACTAAAGTGCTCTTTGCTTTCCCCGATACCATCTGTCCCAACGCTTCTGAAATCGCAAACAAGACAAGAAGCAAGGCTCCTTCTAAAGCTCCTCCAATAAAAATAGAGCCGAAGGCTGCTGATGTCATCAAAATATCAATGTTCACTACCTTTTGACATATGTTATCTAACGACTTAATCAGAGCAGGAGTGCCAGCAAGAAAAAATGTAAATACTACAAATAAGTTAGAGAGATTTTTTGCATGGAGCCAGAAACTTAGAAGAGCAATCAAGTAGGTCCCTAAAGATAAATACGCCGATTTTAAAGGAAGATTGTGACTCAATTTGCGATTTTGTTTAGATAGAAGGGGACTCGTATCTTCAGACATCCCTGATTCAAAAAATGTATTCACTACTTCTGCAGAAAATGAAGTGAAAAACAAACGGGAGAACACGTAGCGACCTGTTATAATAATTTCATTAATGATGAGATAATACTCGCGGAAGTGATGAAGATCCCTAACACCCAAACCATTTCGGAAATTTTATCGTTTTTTAGAATTTTAGCTTTTAGGAAGGAAAGAACCAGAACCATAAGAGCAGAAAAGACCCCTGCAAGGGTGTAGCTGATGCATAGGACTAGTGGGAGGAAAATGGCAAGCCCACATAGACCTCCTAATATTCTAGATCCTCCTTGAATCAGGGGATGAGGAAGATCTTCTTTTCGAATGTAAAGCTCTTCTCGAATCATCGTATCTAGTAGTAGGGTAGAATCGGAACAGACATATTCTACCATCTCTTGGAGGAGAGGGTCTTTAAACCCTTGATTCTCAAACAAAATCCGGAGTTCTATTTTTTCTTGTTCAAAATTCTCTTCAATCTCGTTTTTCTCTTCCAGCATAGAACGATGCGAGAGTTCCATATAGGCCCAAGCTTTTCTTGCTTTTAAGCATCCGTGGTAAAATGTCCAGCCAACGCCTAAAGATATTAAGGATTTTACTTGAAGCGCACGATTCGTAGGAATTAAGAAAAACAACGTCCGAATGAAAAAAATAAAAACGCCAGTAGATAAAGCATTATTAGCTAAGTGATAGAAAAACCCTTTAAAGGTTGTATGGGGCTCCCCTTTACAGACTCTGTGCTTGTCTCTAACATGCTTTATGTGGTCCTCTGGAGTGCGTGATTTAAAGTGGTCATGTGGATCCTGAGTCATAATTTTCCTTAGAATTTGATGCTGTCTACAGTCTGATGTGTTCTCACTGGTCTTTGGGAAGAAGAATCTCCAACCCTCCTAAATAAGGACGAAGGACTTCAGGAATAACCACAGAGCCATCAGCTTGTTGGTTATTTTCTAAAATAGCTACCAAGAGACGTGGTGTTGCCAGACCTGAACCGTTAAGAGTATGAACAAACTGTAGTTTCCCTTGGCTATCTTTATAGCGTGTCCCAGAGCGCCGCGATTGGAAATCCGTACACTGAGAAATAGAAGACACTTCATAAAAAGCTTTTTGTCCTGGCAACCAGACCTCAGCATCTATAGTCTTGGATGCTGTAAAAGACATATCCCCCGTAGAAAGCAAAGAAAGACGATAAGGCAACTTGAGCTCTGTCAGCATTTCTTCAACAATACTAAGCATTTTTTCATAAGCAATATCATCTTGATTGGGTGTTGTAAAGGCAAACATTTCTACCTTATGGAATTGATGCACCCGCACAAGTCCTCTCTCTTGAGCTCCTGCAGCACCTGCTTCTCTTCGGAAGCACGGAGTGCACGCAGCATAGTAAAGAGGAAGTTCTTTTTCTGTTAAAATGTCTTGGGAACGAAACCCATTAAGAACGACTTCCGCAGTGGGGATCAGATAGAGATACTGCTCTCCGTCCTCAACACGATAGTATTGTCCATCAAATTTCGGAATCTGCCCAGAGCCAAATAAAATTTCTTTCTTCACTAATAAGGGGGGAAGCCAGAGCTGAAATCCATGAGCTGCTTGCTTCTGTAACATATACGTAAGAAGAGCCCATTCCAGAAGAACACCACGATTTTTATAAGCAGGCCATCCTGATCCTGTCGTTTTTGCTGCTGCTTGGAAATCTAAGATGTCTAACTCCTGATTTAGCTCTAAGTGATGCTTCGGAGGAAAGGAAAATATAGGAAGGTCCCCAACACTTTTAATGACTTGATTTCCCGCTTTGTCCTCGGATACAGGAATGTCGTCAGCAGGGTAATTAGGAAGATGGCTCAGCAATTCATGTAGTTGAGCGTTTTTTTGATCGAGGTGCTGCTCAATTTTTTCAAGATCCGCAGCAAGAGTCTCTACCTCTTGAATTAAGTTTGTCGCGTCTACCCCTTGCGTTTTAGCTTTATGTATATCTTGAGATAAGAGGCGTCTTTGTGCTTGTAAAGTTTCTGAATCCGTCTTGAGTTGACGGACCTCTTTATCCAAGGAGAGTACAGGTTCTAAAGAAATTTTTGGATCTTTTTTACGAAGTCGAGTTTCACATTCTTCGGGAGTCTTGCGTATAATTTTTATATCCAACATGCTTGTCTCATTGTTAAGTAGAAGTGTGCAAAAGTGAGAGTATATGGAAGATTTCTCTGAGCAACAACTCTTTTTTATGCGGCGTGCTATAGAAATCGGAGAAAAGGGTAGAATCACAGCCCCCCCAAATCCTTGGGTAGGGTGTGTGGTCGTTCAAGAAAATCGCATCATAGGGGAGGGATTTCATGCGTATGCTGGAGGACCCCACGCTGAAGAGCTCGCCATACAAAACGCCTCTATGCCTATATCAGGATCCGATGTCTATGTTTCTCTAGAGCCTTGCTCTCATTTTGGGTCATGCCCCCCATGTGCGAACTTACTAATCAAACATAAGGTCTCTAGAGTTTTTGTTGCTCTTGTTGATCCTGATCCCAAAGTCGCAGGTCAAGGAATCGCCATGCTACGTCAGGCAGGGATTCAGGTCTATGTCGGTATTGGAGAGAGCGAAGCACAGGCGTCTCTACAGCCGTATCTATACCAAAGGACCCACAACTTCCCTTGGACAATATTGAAAAGTGCCGCAAGTGTTGATGGTCAAGTTGCCGATTCTCAAGGGAAGTCTCAATGGATTACTTGTCCAGAGGCTCGTCATGATGTGGGAAAATTGCGAGCAGAGTCCCAAGCCATTCTTGTCGGTTCTCGTACGGTTCTTAGTGACGATCCGTGGCTCACAGCAAGACAACCTCAGGGAATGCTCTATCCCAAACAGCCTCTACGTGTCGTCTTAGACAGTCGTGGGAGCGTCCCTCCTACATCAAAAGTCTTTGATAAGACCAGTCCGACTCTGTATGTAACCACAGAACGATGTCCTGAAAATTATATAAAAGTTTTAGATTCCTTAGACGTCCCCGTTTTACTCACAGAATCTACCCCATCAGGAGTGGATCTTCACAAGGTCTATGAGTATCTTGCTCAAAAAAAGATACTACAGGTTCTTGTAGAAGGAGGCACCACACTACATACGTCTTTGCTAAAAGAAAGATTTGTTAATTCTTTGGTTCTTTACTCTGGGCCTATGATTCTTGGGGACCAAAAGAGACCTCTAGTCGGAGTATTAGGAAATTTGTTGGAATCTGCCTCTCCTCTAACTCTGAAAAGTTCCCAAATTTTAGGAAATTCTTTGAAGGTCGTATGGGAGATTTCCCCTCAGGTTTTCGAGCCCATAAGGAATTGAAAGGAAAGGATTTTTAGAGTAGCATGCTTAGCATCGGAATCCGTTAATGCGAGGGAGTCAATGATAGAAACTCGAGAAGAGGTAGGCTCTGCAAATTTTGTTTCTTTAGAACGAGCTATTGAGGATTTAAGAGCAGGAAAATTTGTTATTGTTGTTGATGAAGCTTCGAGAGAAGATGAAGGCGACCTGATTATCGCGGGAGAAAAAATTACAGTTGAAAAGATGACGTTTCTTCTCCAGCACACCACAGGAGTGGTTTGCGCTGCTTTAAGCCAAGAACGTCTCTTAAGCTTGGATCTTCCTCCCATGGTTAAGGATAACCGTTGCCGTTTTAAAACTCCCTTCACTGTATCCGTAGATGCTGCTCACGGGGTGACTACAGGAGTTTCTGCCGCAGATAGAACCAAAGTCGTTCAGTTATTAGCAGATCCTAAGAGCAAACCCGAAGATTTTATTAGCCCAGGACACTTTTTCCCCCTAGCAAGTTCTCCAGGAGGAGTGTTAAAACGAGCAGGTCATACAGAATCTACTGTTGACCTAATGGAGTTGGCAGGACTGCAGCCTTGTGGTGTACTCGCAGAATTAGTGAACGAAGACTACTCTATGATGCGATTGCCTCAAATTTTAGAGTTCGCAAGGAAACATAATATTGCAGTGATTCCCGTGACATCGATCATTGCTCATCGCATGCTCTCCGATCGTTTGGTTTCTAAAATCTCTTCAGCACGCCTCCCTACAATTTACGGAGACTTTACGATTCATGTCTATGAATCCTTATTGGAAGGAATGCAACATCTTGCTTTGGTAAAAGGCAATGTTGCTGGAAAAAGTAATGTCCTCGTACGTGTCCACTCAGAGTGTGTCACAGGAGATATTTTAGGATCTAAGCGCTGTGATTGTGGAGAACAATTGAGTTCAGCAATGTCCTACATTGCTGAGAAGGGAACTGGTGTTCTTGTTTACTTGCGAGGGCAGGAAGGCCGAGGGATCGGTTTGGGCCATAAAGTACGTGCTTATGCTTTGCAAGATAACGGTTATGATACTGTAGATGCAAACTTAGCTATGGGATTTCCCGTAGACTCAAGGGAATATGGCATAGGAGCACAAATTCTTGTTGATCTCAAGTTGACAACCATAAAATTAATCACTCATAATCCTCAAAAATATTTTGGGCTTCAAGGTTTCGGACTTAGCATCACAGAAAGAGTTCCTCTTCCTGTTCGCATTTCTGAAGACAATGAGCAGTATTTAAGAACAAAACAGGAACGTATGGGACATTGGCTAGATCTCCCATGCTGTAACAATCGGGTACAATAATTTTGAGGAGTATATGAAAACATTGAAAGGACATTTGTCTGCAAAGAATCTACGTATTGCTATTGTCGGCTCCTGCTTTAATCAAGCTATGGCTGATGCCCTAGTTTCTGGTACTCAGGAAACTTTTTTGAAGTTTGGAGGGAGCGAGGACGGCTTGATGACTATCCGTGTTCCCGGAGCTTTTGAGATTCCCTGTACGATCAAAAAACTTTTATCTTCTGAAAGAAAGTTCGATGCTATTGTTGCATGCGGCGTCCTAATTCAAGGAGAAACAGACCATTATAACCAAATTGTAAATCAAGTAGCGGCAGGTATTGGTGCTCTCTCTTTGGAATTTTGTCTTCCCATAACCTTGTCCATAGTTGCAGCTCCTTCTGCAGAAATCGCTTGGCAAAGATCAGGTATTAAAGGACGTCATTTGGGAGTTTCTGGGATGACGACAGCTATAGAAATGGCAACGTTATTCACTCAAATCTAGTTCTTGTAAGAACGTATACGTCCCACAAAATTTGTGGGACTCTTCCTTCTACAGATTGATGCTGACAGCTCCATTTAAATGGATGCGAACTGCGATACTCTCAGCAAAGACATCCAAGCCTCCCGAAGACAATGTCGTCTCAGAAAAATCTAACACAGTCCCTTGCGGGAGAAGTTGTTTATTTAGCATTTCTCTATGAGAACGTAAGCTTTTTACCAATAAGGATAGCATTGTCGAGTATAATTGACGTAGACGATTTTCTGGACTTACCGTAGATCCATGAGTCGCGACCGAAAGTCCCGCAACTAAACTGGGAAGACCACGAAATGTTAAAGGAATATGCTCTCCTTGTACTGTATAGAAACTGTTAACAAGATTCTCAGCTTCATCAGAAGGTAAATTTTTAAAACTCCACGCCAAAGTACTCGCTTCCGACGGAGAGAGATTCATTAATGTTGCTAAGCGAACCAAAGTCATGTCCGTTCGAGAGGTTCCCTCAAAACCTAAACGATTCGCTCGATAAGTAAAATAACGAGAGAATGCCTCTTCTATAGTCGCATGCTGCTGTAACATGGAAAGTAGAGGAGCAAAGTTTATATAGAACTCTTGAGAACAGTTCTTGTCTCCACAGGTATCTAAGCAATACAGGTACAAATCTAAGATCGCAAGAGACCGACGTGTTCTCCAAGCAGAAAGCAGCTGCGCACTAGGAACCTCTGTTAAGTTCAGTAGAGAATCGTAGTTGCCCAAACGTCTTAGAGATAACAAGACTTCTTGCTGTTCTGGAGAAAGCCTCGCATAAGAAGGACAAAGTTCAGGGAAAGTACGCAACACATGTAACGCCTTTGCGTAAAAGCTCTGTGGGCACGAGTCTGTGAAATAAGGCTTAAACGTGGTGACAGCTTTTGCAGAGCAGCCTACATGTCTGAGCACGATCGCTGTTTCTAAAATTCTCAAGGTATTATCGAAACTCTTAGGAGAATTTAAAAAGAACAATAATTGTTTGTGCGCCGTCTGGAATTGCTTAAATGTCATACCTCCTTCTTCAGAAGGGAGGATCTGAGAGAGCTGCATGTAAGATTGACGAGACCCCTGTATCAAAAGATGTAGGTGAATCATACTGCGAATCGCAATGTCTAAAGCGGGGACTTTTTTATTAAAGAGCTTTTCAGAATAGGCCATATCGATAGGAGTCGATGTGAGAAGAGGAGCCCCTCCAGATTCCGTAAGCCAAAGAAGCTCAGGATACTGACGTAGTTTTTGTTCTATCCAAACCTCAGAACCAATTTTAACCTTTGTCTGCGAGTTCGTCTGTAGAGATCCTTGGGGGCCAGCATAGCCGATAGAATTGCATCCCATAAGTAAAGCTAATGGGAAAACCAAGACTTTGATTTTAAGAATTTTTAACATGGAAGCCTCTTCTCTATCACGTTGCTTTGTTAATATCTTTAAATTTAAAGAGATTAACTAAAAACCCCATTTTGATAACAAAATGCCCAATAACAAATCAACTTGAGAAACGCAAGGACGTTTTCCTCGGAAGAATTAAAGATTCCAACATAAGGATTTAGTTATGTTAATAACTTAATAATTTATTTTTGTAATAAATAGGCCTTTTTAAAAGGAAAATGTGTTATAATCTTTAAAATTAAATTTTTATTTTAACTAAAAATAATGAAAAGAGTCATTTATAAAACCATATTTTGCGGGTTAACTTTACTTACAAGTTTGAGTAGTTGTTCCCTGGATCCTAAAGGATATAACCTAGAGACAAAAAACTCGAGGGACTTAAATCAAGAGTCTGTTATACTGAAGGAAAACCGTGAAACACCTTCTCTTGTTAAGAGACTCTCTCGTCGTTCTCGAAGACTCTTCGCTCGACGTGATCAAACTCAGAAGGATACGCTGCAAGTGCAAGCTAACTTTAAGACCTACGCAGAAAAGATTTCAGAGCAGGACGAAAGAGACCTTTCTTTCGTTGTCTCGTCTGCTGCAGAAAAGTCTTCAATTTCGTTAGCTTTGTCTCAGGGTGAAATTAAGGATGCTTTGTACCGTATCCGAGAAGTCCACCCTCTAGCTTTAATAGAAGCTCTTGCTGAAAACCCTGCCTTGATAGAAGGGATGAAAAAGATGCAAGGCCGTGATTGGATTTGGAATCTTTTCTTAACACAATTAAGTGAAGTATTTTCTCAAGCTTGGTCTCAAGGGGTTATCTCTGAAGAAGATATCGCCGCATTTGCCTCCACCTTAGGTTTGGACTCCGGGACCGTTGCGTCCATTGTCCAAGGGGAAAGGTGGCCCGAGCTTGTGGATATAGTGATAACTTAACCTTCTAAAGCTCTCTACAACTAAGCTTCCTTTCCCCAAAACAATAGGGAAGGGAAGCCCAGAAGTTTTTCTCTTTGGCCTTCCTGAATTTTCATAATCAATCGCAACAGGAGAGACAATGTTATATTTTATAGAACAGCTAAATAAACTGAGTACGTCGTTTTGTGTATTCCCTATGATCTTATTGTTAGGGGGGTTCTTGACATGGAAATTACGCGGTTTACAGTTCCACGGGTTAAAGCTCGGCTTTAACTTGATGCTTCAAAATAAATTGGATGATAGTTCATCAAAAGCTAACGAAGTTTCTTCGTACGAAGCTGTAGCCGGAATCCTAGCAGGAAATTTTGGCACGGGAAATATCGCCGGAATGGCTGTCGCCTTAGCTTGTGGAGGTCCAGGCGCCCTGGTCTGGGTCTGGCTTGCAGCCCTCCTCGGAGCTATCGTCCAATATGCTGGCTCCTATTTAGGTTCAAAATATAGGAAACCTGAAGGAAATACAGGAGAATTTATAGGAGGACCCATAGCCTGCCTCGCTTTTGGCATGCGTAAAAAAATACTCGCAGGATTCTTTGCTTTATTCACTATCATGACAGCCTTCTGTGCAGGAAACTGTGTTCAGGTAAGTTGTATCGTTCCTCTCTGTGCAGAAGGAACTCCAGGAAAACTCCTCGTTGGAATTCTACTAGCTCTCGTAGTGATCCCCGTGTTAGCAGGAGGAAATAACCGTATATTAAGATTCTCTGCTCGTGTGATTCCCTTCATAGCAGGATTTTACTGTATTTCTTGCGGGATCATTCTCTTCCAACATGCCTCGGCTATTCTTCCCGCAATCAAACTGATATGCTCTTCAGCATTCGGCATTAAAGCCGGACTCGCTGGAATCGGAGGCTATACTCTTTCGCAAGTCATCTCTACAGGGATTAACCGTGCTGTCATGGCTACAGATTGCGGCAGCGGAATGGTATCTATTTTGCAAGCAAATACAAAAAGCAAAAATCCTGTTGTAGACGGACTCGTTACTCTAGTCCCCCCAGTCATTGTGATGGTTGTTTGCTCTATTACAATGCTCGTTCTAATTGTCTCAGGAGCTTACAGCTCAGGAGCCCAAGGAACTCTAATGGTCATGAGTGCCTTTAAAAATAGCCTCGGCTCTCTAGGTAGTGTGATTGTTATTCTCGCTATGGCCCTATTCGGATATACAACAATATTGACATGGTTTGCTTGCGCAGAAAAAAGTTTACAATATATGATCCCAGGAAGACGAGCAAATCTATGGTTGAAGGCTATATACGTCTTGATCATTCCTCTAGGGGGTGTTATCGATATGCGTATGATTTGGGCCTTATCTGACACAGGTTTTTCTGGTATGGTCATTCTGAACTGCATAGCTCTAATCGCCTTACTGAAAGATGTACTATCCACAAACCGCGATGTTGCTTTGCTTAAAGAACGCGAGTGCTCTGTTGCAGATCCTGTGCGTAATCTAGATGCTTAAAGGAGAAGAATCATGCAATTATTGTCCCCAGCGTTTGCTTATGGCGCCCCAATTCCTAAGAAGTATACATGCCAAGGCGCAGGGATTTCCCCTCCCTTGACTTTTGTAGACGTCCCCGGTGCAGCGCAAAGTCTTGCTTTGATTGTCGAAGACCCTGATGTTCCTAAAGAAATTCGTAGCGATGGCCTGTGGATCCACTGGATAGTCTATAACCTATCCACCACAATTACTAATCTTGCCGAAGGAGCTGAAATCTTCGCTGTGCAAGGATTAAATACTTCTGGAAAGCCTGTCTATGAAGGTCCCTGTCCTCCAGATAAACAGCACCGCTACTTCTTTACTCTATTTGCTCTTGACGTAGTTCTTCCAGAAGAAGAAAACGTCACCCGTGATCAGCTATATGAAGCAATGGAATTCCATATTATAGAACAAGCAGAGTTAATGGGAACTTACGAGAAAAGTTAGAATTTATTCCTCTTCAGGAATAAATTCCTCTCGCTTCTTCCTGTGTTTCCAATATAGCGGGCCATAGTGATAGCAAATTTCTTGGCCCGCATATATCGGTGCTATTGTCCTGATAATCACGTGAAACAATCCCTCACTGAAAACCCCGATAGCTTCCGCATTAGGTTGTTCGCTGTGATTGATAAAACGTGTGACGTTTCCCTGCTTCCCACTATCAATAGTAAAATATCTTAAAGTGAATAAAGGCATCGGATAACGAAAACAATAATCGTTCTCATCCATCCAAATTGCCTGCCGGTGACGCAAAATTCCCGTGTATTCTCCGATATATGTCCAAGGAGCAATTTCATCACGAGCAAAAACTCCATACCCTACGTGCGCATTAATCCAACAGACAGAAACCGGTGGAGCTGGAGGACATAATAGATCTTGCTTGTGTAGTTTTCCTAACCACTTGGCTAGAGGAGAAATCAAACGACGTTTTTCCGATTTGTGACAAAGAGTCTCAATTTGCTGTTCTACCTTCCAGTTAGAAAAAACTAAAGAAGGAAGAAACCGAAAATGAAGAAGTTCACTCGCTCGGTCTAAAGAATACGGCTGGCTATCTCGCCAATCATTGTTCAAAGAAATGTGTATAGAAGAACAAGGTTCCGTAGTTACCGTGGACATGCAACCTCAAGACGAGAAAAGTATATTGGAGATGTAATGCCCTGCGCTAATGCAATTTCTGGTGCTATAGAAGTGATAGAAGCTATCGATTCAGATACTGTAGAAAGTGCTAGCTCCGCAGTGTTACACTCGGTAGACAGGTGAGCAAGATATAACTTCTTTAACTTCGGAGTGATAATCTTTTGTAAAAGCTGACCACACTCTTGGTTAGAAATATGACCTAATTTACTCAATACACGCTTTTTGTAAACATCAGGACGTTGAGATTGACGTACCAATTCAGGGGAATGATTGGACTCAATTAATAAGTAATCACAATCATAGAGTTCATGTGTGATCCAAGAGGTGACCCAACCTAAATCTGTGCAAAAACCCAGTTTCTCTTCGCGATAATGAAAAATAAAAGCCACAGGATCTACAGCATCATGAGGTACATTGAACGTCTGTACTTCGAGATCTTGAAAACAAAATGAAGACCCTGTGGAAAATATTTTGAATTCTGGATGGCTATCTAGTAGATGGCATAAAGCACGAGCCGTCTCCAAGTTGCAAACAATGGGAGTGTTATACGCCTTAACAAAACTTTTAATCCCGGAGATATGATCAGAATGTTCGTGCGTA encodes:
- a CDS encoding alanine/glycine:cation symporter family protein, coding for MLYFIEQLNKLSTSFCVFPMILLLGGFLTWKLRGLQFHGLKLGFNLMLQNKLDDSSSKANEVSSYEAVAGILAGNFGTGNIAGMAVALACGGPGALVWVWLAALLGAIVQYAGSYLGSKYRKPEGNTGEFIGGPIACLAFGMRKKILAGFFALFTIMTAFCAGNCVQVSCIVPLCAEGTPGKLLVGILLALVVIPVLAGGNNRILRFSARVIPFIAGFYCISCGIILFQHASAILPAIKLICSSAFGIKAGLAGIGGYTLSQVISTGINRAVMATDCGSGMVSILQANTKSKNPVVDGLVTLVPPVIVMVVCSITMLVLIVSGAYSSGAQGTLMVMSAFKNSLGSLGSVIVILAMALFGYTTILTWFACAEKSLQYMIPGRRANLWLKAIYVLIIPLGGVIDMRMIWALSDTGFSGMVILNCIALIALLKDVLSTNRDVALLKERECSVADPVRNLDA
- a CDS encoding YbhB/YbcL family Raf kinase inhibitor-like protein, which encodes MQLLSPAFAYGAPIPKKYTCQGAGISPPLTFVDVPGAAQSLALIVEDPDVPKEIRSDGLWIHWIVYNLSTTITNLAEGAEIFAVQGLNTSGKPVYEGPCPPDKQHRYFFTLFALDVVLPEEENVTRDQLYEAMEFHIIEQAELMGTYEKS
- a CDS encoding SET domain-containing protein yields the protein MSTVTTEPCSSIHISLNNDWRDSQPYSLDRASELLHFRFLPSLVFSNWKVEQQIETLCHKSEKRRLISPLAKWLGKLHKQDLLCPPAPPVSVCWINAHVGYGVFARDEIAPWTYIGEYTGILRHRQAIWMDENDYCFRYPMPLFTLRYFTIDSGKQGNVTRFINHSEQPNAEAIGVFSEGLFHVIIRTIAPIYAGQEICYHYGPLYWKHRKKREEFIPEEE
- a CDS encoding MBL fold metallo-hydrolase, which gives rise to MQGFFPLASGSKGNSAYLGTDSCKILIDLGVSKQVVTRELLSMNIDPEDIQAIFVTHEHSDHISGIKSFVKAYNTPIVCNLETARALCHLLDSHPEFKIFSTGSSFCFQDLEVQTFNVPHDAVDPVAFIFHYREEKLGFCTDLGWVTSWITHELYDCDYLLIESNHSPELVRQSQRPDVYKKRVLSKLGHISNQECGQLLQKIITPKLKKLYLAHLSTECNTAELALSTVSESIASITSIAPEIALAQGITSPIYFSRLEVACPR